A window from Eubalaena glacialis isolate mEubGla1 chromosome 1, mEubGla1.1.hap2.+ XY, whole genome shotgun sequence encodes these proteins:
- the ZDHHC6 gene encoding palmitoyltransferase ZDHHC6 isoform X4, with protein MPCLLVLASSLWGGNRKILRIACTSNTVKSAKHTRHHGHIIAESVTAPLGCIHAAFIFVMTMYTQLYNRLSFGWNTVKIDMSAARRDPLPIIPFGLAAFAATLFALGLALGTTIAVGMLFFIQMKIILRNKTSIESWIEEKAKDRIQYYQLDEVFVFPYDMGSRWKNFKQVFTWSGVPKGDGLDWPIREGCHQYSLTIEQLKQKADKRVRSVQYKVIEDYSGTCCPLNRGIKTFFTSPCTEEPRIRLQKGEFILATRGLRYWLYGDKILDDSIKEGVSRIRGWFPRNCVEKCPCDAETDQAPEGEKKNR; from the exons ATGCCATGTTTGTTGGTCCTGGCTTCGTCCCTCTGGGGTGGAAACCG GAAAATTCTCAGGATAGCATGTACCTCCAATACTGTAAAGTCTGCCAAGCATACAAGGCACCACGGTCACATCATTGCAGAAAGTGTAACAG CACCACTGGGTTGTATTCATGCtgcctttatttttgttatgaCAATGTATACACAGCTTTATAATCGG CTCTCCTTTGGGTGGAACACGGTAAAGATTGATATGAGTGCAGCCCGGAGAGATCCTCTTCCGATTATTCCGTTTGGATTAGCTGCATTTGCTGCCACCTTGTTTGCCTTGGGATTAGCTTTAGGAACAACCATAGCTGTTGGGATGTTGTTTTTTATCCAG ATGAAAATAATTCTCAGAAACAAAACTTCTATTGAGTCATGGATTGAAGAGAAG GCTAAAGATCGAATTCAATATTATCAACTAGATGAagtctttgtttttccttatgaTATGGGAAGTAGATGGAAGAACTTTAAACAGGTTTTTACGTGGTCAGGGGTCCCCAAAGGAGATGGACTGGATTGGCCAATAAGAGAAGGCTGTCACCAGTACAGCTTAACA ATAGAACAGTTGAAACAAAAAGCAGATAAGAGAGTCAGAAGT GTTCAGTATAAAGTAATAGAAGATTATAGTGGTACCTGCTGTCCTTTGAATAGAGGAATCAAAACCTTCTTCACGAGCCCCTGCACTGAAGAGCCTCGGATAAGGCTACAGAAAGGGGAGTTCATTTTAGCCACAAGAGGCTTACG atacTGGTTGTATGGAGATAAAATTCTTGATGATTCCATTAAAGAAG GTGTTTCAAGAATAAGAGGATGGTTTCCTAGAAACTGTGTAGAAAAGTGTCCCTGCGATGCTGAAACAGATCAAGCCCCAGAGGGCGAGAAGAAAAATAGATAG
- the ZDHHC6 gene encoding palmitoyltransferase ZDHHC6 isoform X2 — translation MGTFCSVIKFENLQEVKRLCHWGPIIALGVIAICSTMAVIDSVLWYWPLHTTGGSMNFIMLINWTVMILYNYFNAMFVGPGFVPLGWKPENSQDSMYLQYCKVCQAYKAPRSHHCRKCNRCVMKMDHHCPWINNCCGYQNHASFTLFLLLAPLGCIHAAFIFVMTMYTQLYNRLSFGWNTVKIDMSAARRDPLPIIPFGLAAFAATLFALGLALGTTIAVGMLFFIQMKIILRNKTSIESWIEEKAKDRIQYYQLDEVFVFPYDMGSRWKNFKQVFTWSGVPKGDGLDWPIREGCHQYSLTVQYKVIEDYSGTCCPLNRGIKTFFTSPCTEEPRIRLQKGEFILATRGLRYWLYGDKILDDSIKEGVSRIRGWFPRNCVEKCPCDAETDQAPEGEKKNR, via the exons ATGGGTACCTTCTGCTCAGTTATCAAGTTTGAAAATCTACAAGAAGTAAAGAGACTTTGTCACTGGGGTCCCATTATAGCCCTTGGTGTTATAGCAATATGTTCTACCATGGCCGTGATTGACTCTGTGTTGTGGTATTGGCCCTTACATACCACTGGAGGAAGCATGAACTTTATCATGTTGATAAATTGGACTGTCATGATTCTTTATAATTACTTCAATGCCATGTTTGTTGGTCCTGGCTTCGTCCCTCTGGGGTGGAAACCG GAAAATTCTCAGGATAGCATGTACCTCCAATACTGTAAAGTCTGCCAAGCATACAAGGCACCACGGTCACATCATTGCAGAAAGTGTAACAG GTGTGTGATGAAGATGGACCATCACTGTCCTTGGATCAACAACTGCTGTGGTTATCAAAATCATGCTTCGTTCACACTGTTTCTCCTTTTAGCACCACTGGGTTGTATTCATGCtgcctttatttttgttatgaCAATGTATACACAGCTTTATAATCGG CTCTCCTTTGGGTGGAACACGGTAAAGATTGATATGAGTGCAGCCCGGAGAGATCCTCTTCCGATTATTCCGTTTGGATTAGCTGCATTTGCTGCCACCTTGTTTGCCTTGGGATTAGCTTTAGGAACAACCATAGCTGTTGGGATGTTGTTTTTTATCCAG ATGAAAATAATTCTCAGAAACAAAACTTCTATTGAGTCATGGATTGAAGAGAAG GCTAAAGATCGAATTCAATATTATCAACTAGATGAagtctttgtttttccttatgaTATGGGAAGTAGATGGAAGAACTTTAAACAGGTTTTTACGTGGTCAGGGGTCCCCAAAGGAGATGGACTGGATTGGCCAATAAGAGAAGGCTGTCACCAGTACAGCTTAACA GTTCAGTATAAAGTAATAGAAGATTATAGTGGTACCTGCTGTCCTTTGAATAGAGGAATCAAAACCTTCTTCACGAGCCCCTGCACTGAAGAGCCTCGGATAAGGCTACAGAAAGGGGAGTTCATTTTAGCCACAAGAGGCTTACG atacTGGTTGTATGGAGATAAAATTCTTGATGATTCCATTAAAGAAG GTGTTTCAAGAATAAGAGGATGGTTTCCTAGAAACTGTGTAGAAAAGTGTCCCTGCGATGCTGAAACAGATCAAGCCCCAGAGGGCGAGAAGAAAAATAGATAG
- the ZDHHC6 gene encoding palmitoyltransferase ZDHHC6 isoform X3, with protein MGTFCSVIKFENLQEVKRLCHWGPIIALGVIAICSTMAVIDSVLWYWPLHTTGGSMNFIMLINWTVMILYNYFNAMFVGPGFVPLGWKPENSQDSMYLQYCKVCQAYKAPRSHHCRKCNRCVMKMDHHCPWINNCCGYQNHASFTLFLLLAPLGCIHAAFIFVMTMYTQLYNRLSFGWNTVKIDMSAARRDPLPIIPFGLAAFAATLFALGLALGTTIAVGMLFFIQAKDRIQYYQLDEVFVFPYDMGSRWKNFKQVFTWSGVPKGDGLDWPIREGCHQYSLTIEQLKQKADKRVRSVQYKVIEDYSGTCCPLNRGIKTFFTSPCTEEPRIRLQKGEFILATRGLRYWLYGDKILDDSIKEGVSRIRGWFPRNCVEKCPCDAETDQAPEGEKKNR; from the exons ATGGGTACCTTCTGCTCAGTTATCAAGTTTGAAAATCTACAAGAAGTAAAGAGACTTTGTCACTGGGGTCCCATTATAGCCCTTGGTGTTATAGCAATATGTTCTACCATGGCCGTGATTGACTCTGTGTTGTGGTATTGGCCCTTACATACCACTGGAGGAAGCATGAACTTTATCATGTTGATAAATTGGACTGTCATGATTCTTTATAATTACTTCAATGCCATGTTTGTTGGTCCTGGCTTCGTCCCTCTGGGGTGGAAACCG GAAAATTCTCAGGATAGCATGTACCTCCAATACTGTAAAGTCTGCCAAGCATACAAGGCACCACGGTCACATCATTGCAGAAAGTGTAACAG GTGTGTGATGAAGATGGACCATCACTGTCCTTGGATCAACAACTGCTGTGGTTATCAAAATCATGCTTCGTTCACACTGTTTCTCCTTTTAGCACCACTGGGTTGTATTCATGCtgcctttatttttgttatgaCAATGTATACACAGCTTTATAATCGG CTCTCCTTTGGGTGGAACACGGTAAAGATTGATATGAGTGCAGCCCGGAGAGATCCTCTTCCGATTATTCCGTTTGGATTAGCTGCATTTGCTGCCACCTTGTTTGCCTTGGGATTAGCTTTAGGAACAACCATAGCTGTTGGGATGTTGTTTTTTATCCAG GCTAAAGATCGAATTCAATATTATCAACTAGATGAagtctttgtttttccttatgaTATGGGAAGTAGATGGAAGAACTTTAAACAGGTTTTTACGTGGTCAGGGGTCCCCAAAGGAGATGGACTGGATTGGCCAATAAGAGAAGGCTGTCACCAGTACAGCTTAACA ATAGAACAGTTGAAACAAAAAGCAGATAAGAGAGTCAGAAGT GTTCAGTATAAAGTAATAGAAGATTATAGTGGTACCTGCTGTCCTTTGAATAGAGGAATCAAAACCTTCTTCACGAGCCCCTGCACTGAAGAGCCTCGGATAAGGCTACAGAAAGGGGAGTTCATTTTAGCCACAAGAGGCTTACG atacTGGTTGTATGGAGATAAAATTCTTGATGATTCCATTAAAGAAG GTGTTTCAAGAATAAGAGGATGGTTTCCTAGAAACTGTGTAGAAAAGTGTCCCTGCGATGCTGAAACAGATCAAGCCCCAGAGGGCGAGAAGAAAAATAGATAG
- the ZDHHC6 gene encoding palmitoyltransferase ZDHHC6 isoform X1 translates to MGTFCSVIKFENLQEVKRLCHWGPIIALGVIAICSTMAVIDSVLWYWPLHTTGGSMNFIMLINWTVMILYNYFNAMFVGPGFVPLGWKPENSQDSMYLQYCKVCQAYKAPRSHHCRKCNRCVMKMDHHCPWINNCCGYQNHASFTLFLLLAPLGCIHAAFIFVMTMYTQLYNRLSFGWNTVKIDMSAARRDPLPIIPFGLAAFAATLFALGLALGTTIAVGMLFFIQMKIILRNKTSIESWIEEKAKDRIQYYQLDEVFVFPYDMGSRWKNFKQVFTWSGVPKGDGLDWPIREGCHQYSLTIEQLKQKADKRVRSVQYKVIEDYSGTCCPLNRGIKTFFTSPCTEEPRIRLQKGEFILATRGLRYWLYGDKILDDSIKEGVSRIRGWFPRNCVEKCPCDAETDQAPEGEKKNR, encoded by the exons ATGGGTACCTTCTGCTCAGTTATCAAGTTTGAAAATCTACAAGAAGTAAAGAGACTTTGTCACTGGGGTCCCATTATAGCCCTTGGTGTTATAGCAATATGTTCTACCATGGCCGTGATTGACTCTGTGTTGTGGTATTGGCCCTTACATACCACTGGAGGAAGCATGAACTTTATCATGTTGATAAATTGGACTGTCATGATTCTTTATAATTACTTCAATGCCATGTTTGTTGGTCCTGGCTTCGTCCCTCTGGGGTGGAAACCG GAAAATTCTCAGGATAGCATGTACCTCCAATACTGTAAAGTCTGCCAAGCATACAAGGCACCACGGTCACATCATTGCAGAAAGTGTAACAG GTGTGTGATGAAGATGGACCATCACTGTCCTTGGATCAACAACTGCTGTGGTTATCAAAATCATGCTTCGTTCACACTGTTTCTCCTTTTAGCACCACTGGGTTGTATTCATGCtgcctttatttttgttatgaCAATGTATACACAGCTTTATAATCGG CTCTCCTTTGGGTGGAACACGGTAAAGATTGATATGAGTGCAGCCCGGAGAGATCCTCTTCCGATTATTCCGTTTGGATTAGCTGCATTTGCTGCCACCTTGTTTGCCTTGGGATTAGCTTTAGGAACAACCATAGCTGTTGGGATGTTGTTTTTTATCCAG ATGAAAATAATTCTCAGAAACAAAACTTCTATTGAGTCATGGATTGAAGAGAAG GCTAAAGATCGAATTCAATATTATCAACTAGATGAagtctttgtttttccttatgaTATGGGAAGTAGATGGAAGAACTTTAAACAGGTTTTTACGTGGTCAGGGGTCCCCAAAGGAGATGGACTGGATTGGCCAATAAGAGAAGGCTGTCACCAGTACAGCTTAACA ATAGAACAGTTGAAACAAAAAGCAGATAAGAGAGTCAGAAGT GTTCAGTATAAAGTAATAGAAGATTATAGTGGTACCTGCTGTCCTTTGAATAGAGGAATCAAAACCTTCTTCACGAGCCCCTGCACTGAAGAGCCTCGGATAAGGCTACAGAAAGGGGAGTTCATTTTAGCCACAAGAGGCTTACG atacTGGTTGTATGGAGATAAAATTCTTGATGATTCCATTAAAGAAG GTGTTTCAAGAATAAGAGGATGGTTTCCTAGAAACTGTGTAGAAAAGTGTCCCTGCGATGCTGAAACAGATCAAGCCCCAGAGGGCGAGAAGAAAAATAGATAG